In Desulfofundulus kuznetsovii DSM 6115, the following are encoded in one genomic region:
- a CDS encoding Nif3-like dinuclear metal center hexameric protein: MSVTGANIAAIIEEMAPLELAEPWDNPGWQLGDPGAPVRRILLCLDVNEAVCREALERDVQLIVAHHPLFFKELKQIRMDRPAGALVAGLIRAGVSVYAAHTNLDRCRDGVNDVLARRLRLQDIQVLSPGKEQYLKLVVFVPLDHVDAVRSAIGAAGAGWIGNYSDCTFGVEGTGTFRPLEGTNPYIGRQGRLEQVREVRLETIVPQKLVERVVRAMLEAHPYEEVAYDLYPLANQVTPSSGLGRMGVLPESLPLEDFVIRVKETLQLPALRWGGEKGRPVKRVALCGGSGGDLWPRALALNADVFVTGDVGYHTARDMLAAGLAFVDAGHFGTERVILPVLQEYLLQACQERGLAVECLLSNAEGDPYFFLS, encoded by the coding sequence GTGTCAGTGACTGGTGCAAACATTGCCGCCATCATTGAGGAGATGGCTCCCCTGGAGCTGGCGGAACCATGGGACAACCCCGGCTGGCAGCTGGGGGATCCGGGGGCTCCGGTCCGGCGCATACTGCTCTGCCTGGACGTAAATGAGGCGGTATGCCGGGAAGCCCTGGAAAGGGATGTTCAGCTGATTGTGGCTCACCACCCCCTGTTTTTTAAAGAGCTGAAGCAAATCCGGATGGACCGGCCCGCTGGGGCACTGGTGGCCGGCCTCATCCGCGCCGGTGTTTCCGTTTATGCCGCCCACACCAATCTGGACCGCTGTCGCGATGGAGTAAATGACGTCCTGGCCCGGCGCTTGCGGTTGCAGGATATCCAGGTACTGAGTCCCGGAAAGGAACAATACTTGAAACTGGTGGTTTTTGTGCCCCTGGATCACGTGGATGCGGTGCGCTCGGCCATCGGGGCAGCCGGGGCCGGGTGGATTGGGAATTACAGTGATTGTACCTTTGGGGTGGAGGGAACAGGTACGTTCAGGCCCCTGGAAGGAACCAATCCCTATATCGGCCGGCAGGGCCGTCTTGAGCAGGTGAGGGAGGTCCGGCTGGAAACCATCGTCCCCCAGAAGCTGGTGGAGCGGGTGGTGCGGGCTATGCTTGAGGCCCATCCCTACGAGGAGGTGGCCTACGATCTCTATCCCCTGGCCAACCAGGTCACCCCTTCCAGCGGCCTGGGCAGGATGGGCGTGCTACCGGAATCGTTGCCCCTGGAGGACTTTGTTATTCGGGTAAAAGAAACCCTCCAGTTACCCGCGCTACGCTGGGGAGGAGAGAAAGGACGCCCGGTTAAGCGGGTGGCCCTTTGTGGCGGTTCCGGTGGTGATCTCTGGCCCAGAGCCCTGGCGCTTAACGCGGACGTCTTCGTGACGGGAGATGTCGGCTATCATACCGCCCGGGATATGCTTGCGGCGGGGTTGGCTTTTGTGGATGCCGGTCACTTTGGTACCGAAAGGGTAATCCTGCCGGTCCTGCAGGAATATTTACTCCAGGCCTGCCAGGAAAGGGGTCTGGCTGTAGAGTGCTTGCTTAGCAATGCGGAAGGGGATCCTTATTTCTTCTTATCTTAG
- a CDS encoding tRNA (adenine(22)-N(1))-methyltransferase, translated as MRLTRRLEAIAAYVPPGTVVADIGTDHALLPIYLVAKGICPKAVATELNAGPYRSARTAVHLQGLDGKIDVRQGDGLRPLLPGEAQVIVLAGLGGNTIRQILAAAPEVLAAVRRLILQPMVDAGDLRLWLVEKGWRLVDETLVEEDGHLYVIVVAEPGLEKVTDPFTLEIGPRLVEKKHPLLPAYLNKLMAEYQRVLKALARSRSPRAEDKSLEISAKLTRLKEVFMKCQ; from the coding sequence TTGCGTCTGACCAGGCGTCTGGAAGCCATTGCCGCCTATGTACCGCCCGGGACAGTGGTGGCGGATATCGGGACCGATCATGCCCTGTTGCCCATCTATCTGGTGGCGAAGGGTATCTGTCCCAAAGCGGTGGCTACCGAGTTAAATGCCGGGCCTTACCGTAGCGCCCGTACGGCGGTTCACCTGCAGGGCCTGGACGGTAAAATTGATGTACGCCAGGGTGACGGCCTGCGCCCCCTTTTACCCGGGGAAGCGCAAGTGATTGTGCTGGCCGGCCTGGGGGGAAATACCATCCGGCAGATTCTGGCCGCTGCCCCGGAGGTGCTGGCCGCCGTCAGGCGGCTGATCCTGCAGCCCATGGTGGATGCGGGGGATCTGCGGTTGTGGTTGGTGGAAAAGGGCTGGCGCCTGGTTGATGAAACGCTGGTAGAAGAGGACGGCCATTTGTATGTGATTGTGGTGGCCGAACCCGGCCTGGAAAAAGTAACGGATCCTTTTACGCTGGAGATCGGCCCGCGCCTGGTGGAAAAGAAACACCCGCTCCTTCCCGCTTACCTGAACAAATTAATGGCGGAGTACCAGCGTGTTCTAAAGGCCCTGGCCCGCAGCCGCAGTCCCCGGGCTGAGGACAAGTCCCTTGAAATTTCGGCCAAACTGACCCGCTTGAAGGAGGTTTTCATGAAGTGTCAGTGA
- a CDS encoding TRAP transporter permease — protein sequence MSDPALSSSGERRKRDFLTPLAITAVSLILTFFHLYTAGVSMLTAWIQRDIHLVLILIIVFLALPARRGGERNRATILDWVLIALAMASGSYIVVNYQDIVQRLGAPNTSDIVFGIIMIGLILEATRRATGWVLVIIAGTFLLYNFIGPYIPGLLGHKGYSVSRVVSQMYLTTEGIFGVPLGVSASYIFLFIFLTSMLEKLGMGDFLLKLAMALMGRFAGGPAKTAVLASGFMGSISGSAVANVVGTGTFTIPLMKRNGYQPHFAGAVEACASSGGQLMPPIMGAAAFIIAEFLGIPYINVVVAAIIPALLYYLCVLFGVHFEACRLGLTGLPREQLPNAWKVLREGGHFLIPLVVLVYFLAVLQYTPVRSGFYAIIAMFIVSFFNKETRINWSRFKEGAVAAAQNTCTVALACAAAGLVIGSINITGAGLKISSFIVALSAGTLWLALLMTAVVALIMGMGLPTTAAYIVTGTMAAPALIKLGVLPLAAHLFVFYFAIISAITPPVALAAYAAAGIAKDDPMRIGFTACKIGLAAFIVPFMFAYEPTLIAEGDFWHIAWAVLTAVIGVMALAGSTIGFVVRAASVPERAMLLAGSLMTLYPGIYTDIIGLILIALALGANIIKGKKLVGKVSAQSFIP from the coding sequence ATGAGTGATCCCGCATTGAGCTCCAGCGGGGAAAGAAGGAAAAGGGATTTTCTAACTCCCCTTGCCATCACGGCCGTATCCCTGATCCTGACCTTCTTTCACCTTTATACTGCAGGTGTATCCATGCTCACGGCCTGGATACAAAGGGACATTCACCTGGTTTTGATACTTATTATAGTATTCCTGGCACTACCGGCACGCAGGGGCGGTGAACGGAACCGGGCCACCATTCTGGACTGGGTTCTTATTGCTTTAGCCATGGCGTCGGGATCTTATATCGTGGTAAATTACCAGGATATCGTGCAGCGGTTGGGTGCGCCCAACACCTCCGACATTGTTTTTGGTATCATTATGATCGGATTGATTCTGGAAGCCACCCGCCGGGCCACCGGGTGGGTGCTGGTGATCATTGCCGGCACGTTTTTGCTTTATAACTTTATCGGGCCCTATATCCCGGGATTGCTGGGCCATAAGGGCTACTCTGTAAGCCGTGTTGTCTCCCAGATGTATTTGACCACCGAGGGGATATTTGGCGTGCCCCTGGGGGTTTCGGCCAGTTATATTTTCCTGTTTATTTTCCTGACCTCCATGCTGGAAAAACTGGGCATGGGCGATTTCCTGCTCAAACTGGCCATGGCCCTGATGGGCCGATTTGCCGGGGGACCGGCCAAAACGGCCGTGCTGGCCAGCGGGTTCATGGGTTCCATTTCGGGCAGCGCGGTGGCCAACGTGGTGGGTACCGGTACCTTTACCATACCCCTCATGAAGCGCAACGGCTACCAGCCGCACTTTGCCGGGGCGGTGGAAGCCTGTGCCTCCTCCGGCGGGCAGCTCATGCCGCCCATTATGGGTGCGGCGGCCTTCATCATCGCGGAATTCCTGGGTATTCCTTACATCAACGTGGTGGTGGCGGCGATCATCCCGGCGCTTTTGTATTACCTGTGCGTTCTCTTTGGCGTTCACTTTGAAGCCTGCCGGCTGGGCTTAACCGGGTTGCCCAGGGAGCAGTTGCCCAACGCCTGGAAGGTGTTGAGGGAGGGCGGCCATTTCCTGATTCCCCTGGTCGTCCTGGTCTACTTCCTGGCCGTGCTCCAGTACACACCCGTTCGCTCCGGATTTTACGCCATTATCGCCATGTTCATTGTCTCCTTCTTTAATAAGGAAACCCGGATAAACTGGTCGCGCTTTAAAGAAGGAGCCGTGGCGGCTGCGCAAAATACGTGTACCGTGGCCCTGGCCTGTGCCGCGGCGGGCCTGGTGATCGGCAGCATCAATATCACGGGTGCCGGGTTGAAGATCTCCTCGTTCATTGTAGCCCTTTCCGCCGGCACCCTGTGGCTCGCGCTTTTGATGACAGCCGTGGTGGCCCTGATCATGGGCATGGGCCTGCCTACCACCGCCGCATATATCGTGACCGGTACCATGGCCGCGCCGGCGCTGATCAAGTTGGGCGTGCTGCCCCTGGCTGCCCACCTGTTTGTATTCTACTTTGCCATTATTTCCGCTATTACCCCGCCGGTGGCCCTGGCGGCCTATGCCGCGGCGGGTATTGCCAAGGACGATCCCATGAGAATAGGTTTCACGGCCTGTAAAATTGGCCTGGCCGCCTTTATCGTGCCCTTCATGTTTGCCTACGAGCCGACCCTGATCGCAGAAGGCGACTTCTGGCACATTGCCTGGGCCGTGCTGACTGCGGTTATCGGGGTAATGGCCCTGGCCGGGAGTACCATTGGCTTTGTGGTGCGGGCGGCCAGCGTGCCGGAGAGAGCCATGCTGCTGGCCGGTTCCCTGATGACCCTTTATCCGGGTATATACACAGATATCATCGGCTTAATCTTGATTGCTTTGGCCCTCGGTGCCAACATTATCAAGGGGAAAAAGCTGGTCGGGAAAGTTTCGGCCCAGAGCTTTATACCGTGA
- a CDS encoding DUF1850 domain-containing protein: MLVPGLFLIFVLLVPVLILLGYYMASRPHVLLVREVNSGRELRVGYLNQGEKFEIRYMHSVDRLPVYEEFQLINGELVLTGTRFLSFGAGLGYTGEGLLRGEGKWNIIEGMYRRVDSLPLRVGTIADHTLLYRGREIHLGDHFDGQALVRIEVK, translated from the coding sequence GTGCTCGTGCCGGGCCTCTTCCTGATTTTTGTGTTGCTGGTGCCGGTGTTGATTCTGCTGGGTTATTATATGGCCTCGCGACCACATGTGCTGCTGGTGCGTGAGGTTAATTCAGGCCGTGAGTTACGGGTGGGCTACCTCAACCAGGGGGAGAAGTTTGAGATTCGTTACATGCACTCCGTCGACCGCCTGCCCGTGTACGAAGAGTTTCAATTAATCAATGGCGAACTGGTTCTCACCGGCACCAGGTTCCTTTCTTTCGGAGCGGGGTTGGGGTACACCGGCGAGGGACTTTTGCGCGGCGAAGGCAAGTGGAACATCATCGAGGGCATGTACCGGCGAGTGGACTCCCTGCCGTTGAGAGTAGGTACCATTGCCGACCACACCTTGCTTTACCGCGGGCGGGAAATTCACCTGGGCGACCACTTTGATGGGCAGGCACTGGTGCGCATCGAGGTAAAATAG
- a CDS encoding TAXI family TRAP transporter solute-binding subunit: MSFRNRFRVLLAVTLAILLVLVVAGCGGQGGGKVQRLSIATGSTGGTYYPYGGAMAGIINKHVQGVEATAEVTGASVENARLLDSNEAQIALMMNDVVYHAIKGEQAFNKPIELRTLFAMYPHFFHVVTLKDSKVNSMADLKGKKVSVGAPGSGTETMANQVLNALGLGYDQFQVFRLSFTENTEALRDKVIDVGIWSVGPPTSSIMDLATTHQIKLLSFSKEEMAKVYEKYPYYGEMKLEAGTYKGVDEEITAPSVWNSVMVHKNMSEDLAYKIVKAIFENKEEIVQVYSGAKYTTPENSIQNAVAPLHPGAVKYFKEIGLEVPQHLIPPEMK; the protein is encoded by the coding sequence GTGTCTTTCAGGAACAGGTTTAGGGTTTTGTTAGCCGTCACGCTGGCCATTTTGCTGGTTCTGGTCGTGGCCGGGTGCGGCGGCCAGGGCGGCGGTAAAGTGCAGCGGTTGTCCATTGCCACCGGCAGTACCGGGGGAACCTACTATCCTTATGGCGGCGCCATGGCGGGGATAATTAACAAGCACGTTCAGGGCGTTGAGGCTACGGCCGAAGTTACCGGTGCCTCCGTGGAAAACGCCCGCCTGCTGGACAGCAACGAGGCACAAATTGCACTGATGATGAACGACGTTGTTTACCACGCCATCAAGGGAGAGCAGGCTTTTAACAAGCCCATCGAGTTGCGTACCCTGTTTGCCATGTACCCCCACTTTTTCCACGTGGTGACGTTGAAAGACAGCAAAGTTAATTCCATGGCCGACTTGAAGGGCAAAAAAGTTTCCGTAGGAGCGCCGGGTAGCGGCACCGAGACCATGGCCAACCAGGTGTTAAACGCCCTCGGCCTGGGTTACGACCAGTTCCAGGTATTCCGTTTGTCCTTTACCGAAAATACTGAAGCCTTGCGGGATAAGGTAATTGACGTGGGCATATGGTCGGTCGGCCCTCCGACGTCCTCCATCATGGATCTCGCCACCACGCACCAGATCAAGCTTTTGAGCTTCAGCAAGGAAGAGATGGCCAAGGTCTACGAGAAGTACCCCTATTACGGTGAGATGAAGCTGGAGGCCGGGACCTACAAAGGCGTCGACGAGGAAATAACGGCCCCGTCGGTATGGAACAGCGTGATGGTACACAAGAACATGTCCGAAGACCTGGCCTACAAGATTGTCAAAGCTATTTTTGAAAACAAAGAAGAAATCGTCCAGGTGTACTCCGGTGCCAAGTACACCACCCCCGAAAATTCCATCCAAAACGCCGTGGCGCCCCTGCACCCCGGTGCGGTGAAATACTTTAAGGAAATTGGGTTGGAAGTTCCCCAGCATCTCATTCCCCCGGAGATGAAGTAG
- a CDS encoding biotin/lipoyl-containing protein gives MSVPVNSPMVGKLISVDVKVGDQVKENDPVATIEAMKMYVKIYAPASGVVKEIKANPGDVVNPDTVILTLE, from the coding sequence ATGAGTGTTCCCGTCAATTCTCCCATGGTAGGCAAACTTATCTCGGTTGATGTCAAAGTAGGCGATCAAGTCAAGGAAAACGATCCCGTGGCTACCATCGAGGCCATGAAAATGTACGTTAAAATTTACGCCCCGGCCAGCGGTGTAGTCAAAGAGATTAAGGCCAACCCGGGCGATGTGGTTAATCCCGATACGGTAATTTTAACTTTAGAGTAA
- a CDS encoding electron transfer flavoprotein subunit alpha/FixB family protein → MGKGIWVYAEHKNGKVKKVTYEMLGAARQLADQLAEEVAAVIIGKEVGELAPALGEYGADKVYVLENDALAEYTTDGYTRALAGLALEHRPTAIFLGCTVQGRDLAAQVAQRLQTGLCTDCTKVELQDGQITLTRPIYAGKAFVQAISPEARPVMATIRPNVLPVPQPQGGRAAEVVQVDVEPGDIRQIIKEVVRQVSSRPELTEADIIVSGGRGMKSAENFKILEELADVLGAAVGASRAAVDAGYAPHSMQVGQTGKTVSPQLYIACGISGAIQHLAGMGSSKVIVAINKDPEANIFKVADYGIVGDLFEVVPLLTREFRKLLGKEKEC, encoded by the coding sequence ATGGGGAAAGGAATCTGGGTCTACGCCGAACACAAAAACGGCAAGGTTAAAAAAGTCACCTATGAAATGCTGGGTGCCGCCCGCCAGCTGGCTGACCAGCTGGCTGAAGAAGTTGCGGCTGTAATCATCGGCAAAGAAGTGGGCGAACTGGCGCCCGCCCTGGGGGAATACGGTGCCGACAAGGTATACGTGCTGGAAAATGACGCTCTGGCCGAATACACCACGGACGGGTACACCAGGGCGCTGGCCGGGCTGGCCTTAGAACACCGGCCCACGGCCATTTTCCTGGGCTGCACCGTACAGGGGCGGGATTTGGCCGCCCAGGTGGCCCAGCGGCTGCAGACGGGGCTGTGCACCGACTGCACGAAAGTGGAACTGCAGGACGGCCAGATAACCCTCACCCGGCCCATATACGCGGGCAAGGCCTTTGTCCAGGCCATCTCTCCGGAAGCCCGACCGGTGATGGCCACCATCAGGCCCAACGTACTGCCGGTGCCCCAACCCCAAGGGGGACGCGCGGCGGAAGTGGTACAGGTGGACGTAGAGCCGGGGGACATCCGCCAGATCATTAAAGAAGTAGTTCGCCAGGTATCCAGCCGTCCCGAACTCACCGAAGCGGACATTATTGTCTCCGGGGGCCGGGGGATGAAATCGGCGGAGAACTTCAAGATACTGGAAGAGCTGGCGGACGTGCTGGGGGCGGCGGTGGGAGCCTCCCGGGCGGCGGTGGATGCGGGATATGCGCCGCACAGCATGCAGGTGGGTCAGACGGGTAAGACCGTATCCCCGCAGCTGTACATTGCCTGCGGCATCTCGGGGGCCATCCAGCATCTGGCGGGGATGGGTTCATCCAAGGTGATTGTGGCCATAAACAAGGACCCGGAAGCCAATATCTTCAAGGTGGCCGATTACGGGATCGTGGGTGACCTCTTTGAAGTGGTACCCCTGCTTACCCGGGAGTTCAGAAAGCTCCTCGGGAAAGAAAAAGAATGTTAA
- a CDS encoding electron transfer flavoprotein subunit beta/FixA family protein, with protein MKVVVFTKQTFDTEAKITLDAQGKINPEGVSLIMNPYDEFAVEEALRIKEKTKGEVTVVSMGGPKAQDVLRQALAMGADRAVLITPELEEMDEYTTATILAKAVSRMEYDLILGGWRAIDDGSAQVAGRVAEILGLPVVNMVIKLEIDGGKALATREIEGGSEMVEVPLPAVITAQKGLNEPRYPTMKGIMQAKKKPMEKLALSDLGLTAEEVAPKVRALKYFLPSPRAQGKIVPGEPAEAAAALVRLLREEAKVI; from the coding sequence ATGAAGGTAGTAGTATTCACCAAGCAAACCTTTGACACGGAAGCCAAAATCACCCTCGACGCCCAGGGCAAAATCAACCCGGAAGGCGTCAGCCTGATCATGAACCCCTACGATGAATTTGCCGTGGAAGAAGCCCTGCGCATCAAGGAAAAAACCAAAGGAGAAGTAACCGTGGTCAGCATGGGCGGGCCAAAGGCCCAGGACGTTCTGCGCCAGGCCCTGGCCATGGGCGCCGACCGGGCCGTGCTCATCACCCCCGAACTGGAAGAAATGGACGAATACACCACGGCCACCATCCTGGCCAAGGCCGTATCCCGCATGGAATACGACCTCATTTTGGGCGGCTGGCGGGCCATTGACGACGGCTCCGCCCAGGTAGCCGGGCGGGTGGCGGAAATCCTGGGACTGCCGGTGGTCAACATGGTCATCAAGCTGGAAATAGACGGCGGCAAGGCCCTGGCCACCCGGGAAATTGAAGGGGGCAGCGAAATGGTGGAAGTGCCCCTGCCCGCGGTGATCACCGCCCAGAAAGGGTTGAACGAACCCCGCTATCCCACCATGAAGGGCATCATGCAGGCCAAAAAGAAGCCCATGGAAAAACTCGCTCTGAGCGACCTGGGACTTACCGCGGAAGAAGTAGCGCCCAAAGTGCGCGCCCTCAAATACTTCCTGCCCTCCCCCAGGGCACAAGGAAAGATCGTACCCGGAGAACCGGCGGAAGCTGCCGCCGCCCTGGTGCGGCTTCTGCGGGAAGAAGCAAAGGTCATCTAA
- a CDS encoding acyl-CoA carboxylase subunit beta yields the protein MDRYQELKEKKEKILQMGGPRAVEQQHKAGKWTARERIEYFFDPGTFTEIGMFVKHRTTAFGMDKREVPAEGVVVGYGKVNGRNVMVAAEDYTSMAGTFGEYHGKKFAQAIDMAKEMGIPFVGMNDSGGARLQEGMDTLEAYAWLFRSQILASGIIPQIALLMGPCLGGQAYHPVMQDFVFQCKKTGFMGIAGPAFVKTQLGEEISLENLCGVHVHATKTGQTHVVVEDDRDCLDKTKELLSYLPQNNREKPPRVDTGDEAERSIPELDGLVPEEGHVPYDMHQVIYKIVDNGVFFEILKDFAPNVIVGFGRIAGRTVGLVASQPLYMGGVINCDAADKVARFVRFCDLFNIPLVNFHDTPGYMIGSYEEHRGILRHGAKMLYAYIDATVPKVTVILRKSFAGAYLGMCCKDTGADLVYAWPIAQVSIVGAETAASVIFAKEIKNAEDPAKVAAERIQQYREMYENPYRGAERGYIDDIIMPSDTRKYIARALDILENKRVARPWRKYSNINL from the coding sequence ATGGATCGCTACCAGGAACTCAAGGAGAAAAAAGAAAAAATCCTGCAAATGGGCGGCCCCAGGGCGGTGGAACAGCAGCACAAAGCCGGCAAATGGACGGCCCGGGAAAGGATAGAATACTTCTTTGACCCCGGCACCTTCACGGAAATCGGCATGTTCGTTAAGCACCGCACCACGGCCTTTGGGATGGATAAAAGGGAGGTTCCGGCCGAAGGCGTGGTGGTGGGTTACGGTAAGGTAAACGGCCGGAACGTGATGGTGGCGGCTGAAGATTATACTTCCATGGCCGGTACTTTTGGTGAATACCACGGAAAAAAATTCGCCCAGGCCATTGACATGGCCAAGGAAATGGGCATACCCTTTGTGGGCATGAACGACTCCGGCGGTGCCCGCCTTCAGGAAGGCATGGACACCCTGGAGGCCTATGCCTGGTTGTTCCGTTCCCAAATCCTTGCCTCCGGTATTATCCCCCAGATTGCCCTGTTGATGGGGCCCTGCCTGGGAGGACAGGCCTACCACCCGGTGATGCAGGACTTCGTCTTCCAGTGCAAAAAGACCGGTTTCATGGGGATAGCCGGGCCGGCCTTTGTAAAGACCCAGCTGGGTGAGGAAATCAGCCTGGAGAATTTATGCGGCGTGCATGTCCACGCCACCAAGACCGGACAAACCCACGTGGTGGTGGAAGATGACAGGGACTGTCTGGACAAGACCAAAGAACTCCTGAGCTACCTGCCGCAAAACAACCGGGAGAAGCCGCCCCGGGTGGATACCGGCGACGAGGCCGAAAGGAGCATTCCCGAACTGGACGGCCTGGTGCCCGAGGAAGGCCACGTACCTTACGACATGCACCAGGTGATCTATAAAATAGTGGACAACGGGGTTTTCTTTGAGATCCTGAAAGACTTTGCTCCCAACGTGATTGTGGGCTTCGGCAGGATTGCCGGCCGGACGGTGGGGCTTGTGGCCAGCCAGCCCCTGTATATGGGCGGCGTGATCAACTGCGATGCCGCCGACAAGGTGGCCAGGTTTGTGCGCTTCTGCGACCTGTTCAACATCCCCCTGGTTAACTTCCACGACACTCCGGGTTACATGATTGGTTCCTATGAAGAACACAGGGGGATCTTAAGGCACGGGGCCAAAATGCTTTACGCCTACATCGACGCCACGGTGCCCAAGGTCACGGTAATCCTGCGCAAATCCTTTGCCGGTGCCTACCTGGGGATGTGCTGCAAGGACACCGGGGCCGATCTGGTCTACGCCTGGCCCATAGCCCAGGTCTCCATTGTGGGTGCGGAAACGGCGGCCAGCGTAATTTTTGCCAAGGAAATTAAAAATGCCGAAGACCCGGCCAAAGTAGCCGCCGAGAGAATCCAGCAATACCGTGAAATGTATGAAAACCCGTACCGGGGTGCGGAACGCGGCTATATAGACGATATCATCATGCCCAGCGATACCAGGAAGTATATCGCCAGGGCGCTGGATATCCTGGAGAACAAACGGGTGGCCAGACCCTGGCGGAAGTACTCCAACATTAACCTGTAG
- the acd gene encoding glutaryl-CoA dehydrogenase Acd, whose protein sequence is MNFDLPEELQDIRRLARDFAVSEVLPTVDADDKAHRFRRDLVEKMGELGFLGCVIPEEYGGNGLGYLALAILAEEIARVHSSLRIIFAANTLGPAITIWRHGSEELKQKYLPGLTSGKLLGCFAMTEPNAGSDVASMKARAVLEGDYYILNGSKMWISLAPVADIALVYAYTDPSQRAKGMSAFIVDMKSEGITVEAITEKLGNWSSPVGTITFENCKVPKENLLGREGQGFAICMQQLDNTRLASAAGAVGVAQACLDAAIEYANTREQFGQPIGKFQMIQDMIAQMCVDIEAARLLTYRAAFLKDKGVPNTLETSMAKLFASEAANKCADYALRIYSAYGYSEEYPVARFFRDAKYYQIVEGTSNIHKLIISQDALGYRKANRSS, encoded by the coding sequence ATGAACTTCGATTTACCGGAAGAATTACAGGACATTAGAAGGCTGGCCCGCGATTTTGCCGTGAGCGAAGTGCTGCCCACGGTAGATGCCGACGACAAGGCACACCGCTTTCGCCGGGATCTGGTGGAAAAGATGGGGGAACTGGGCTTTTTAGGCTGCGTTATTCCCGAAGAATACGGCGGGAACGGGCTGGGCTACCTGGCTTTAGCCATTCTGGCCGAGGAAATAGCCCGGGTGCACAGTTCCCTGCGCATCATATTTGCGGCCAACACCCTTGGCCCGGCCATTACCATCTGGCGTCACGGCAGCGAAGAACTGAAGCAAAAGTACCTGCCGGGACTCACCAGCGGCAAGCTGCTGGGTTGTTTTGCCATGACCGAGCCCAACGCCGGATCCGACGTGGCGTCCATGAAGGCCCGCGCTGTTTTAGAGGGAGATTATTACATTTTGAACGGCAGCAAGATGTGGATCTCCTTAGCGCCTGTAGCCGACATAGCCCTCGTTTACGCCTATACCGATCCCTCCCAGCGGGCCAAGGGCATGTCTGCCTTCATCGTGGACATGAAGAGTGAAGGCATTACCGTAGAAGCGATAACTGAAAAACTGGGCAACTGGTCTTCGCCCGTGGGTACCATTACTTTTGAAAACTGCAAGGTGCCCAAAGAAAACCTCCTGGGACGGGAAGGCCAGGGATTTGCCATCTGCATGCAGCAACTGGACAACACCCGCCTGGCCTCGGCCGCAGGTGCAGTGGGAGTGGCCCAGGCCTGCCTTGACGCCGCCATCGAATATGCCAATACCAGGGAGCAGTTTGGCCAGCCCATCGGCAAGTTCCAGATGATCCAGGACATGATTGCCCAGATGTGCGTGGACATTGAAGCGGCCCGTCTATTAACCTACCGGGCGGCCTTCCTGAAGGACAAAGGGGTACCCAACACTCTGGAAACCTCCATGGCCAAGCTTTTTGCCAGTGAAGCCGCCAATAAGTGTGCTGATTATGCCCTGAGAATATACAGCGCCTACGGCTACTCCGAGGAATACCCCGTGGCCCGGTTCTTCCGTGACGCCAAATACTATCAGATAGTGGAAGGCACCAGCAACATCCACAAGCTCATTATCTCCCAGGATGCTCTGGGTTATCGCAAAGCCAACCGTTCGTCCTGA